One window from the genome of Gimesia aquarii encodes:
- a CDS encoding sulfatase family protein, translated as MVNRRNFLAALGAIFCLSATGISFAAKLENSGKPNIILVMADDQGWGDTGYNGHPFVQTPALDAMAKDGFVFDRFYAGAPVCSPTRASVMTGRNPIRTKVTNHGRYMRPHEQTIAETLKANGYVTGIFGKVHLGSGQPDSPCNPSGMGFDEWVIGLNFFDNDPYLSRKGKIEHRKGKGSVILMDDTLAFLKKHKDGDRPIFTVVWFPSPHDPHAEVPEGPSLYEGKPHAGYYREITLLDQQVGRLRAAIREMGIADNTIVWYCSDNGGLVRETSGGRERKGSIYEGGLRVPGIIEWPARKLIGRTSVPVTTCDIYPTLLAMAGVELYAPHPLDGMDVSGIIAGTVAERSKPMGFWHKIQGGQGTWSDRIQKAIMEKQHAGAPLPHDPPRMRKDVDEFPQFPEHTSTGHAAWTDWPWKLHRIGGTRFELYKLTDDPMEKTDLSKDPQHTQRRERMQKELDTWMRSVIRSLNGKDYQQK; from the coding sequence ATTGTGAATCGACGTAACTTTTTAGCAGCGCTGGGAGCAATATTTTGCTTGTCCGCTACCGGAATATCCTTTGCGGCAAAACTGGAAAATTCTGGTAAGCCCAACATCATTCTTGTGATGGCTGATGACCAGGGCTGGGGAGATACTGGTTATAATGGTCACCCGTTTGTGCAGACACCCGCACTCGATGCCATGGCGAAGGACGGGTTCGTATTTGATCGGTTCTATGCCGGTGCGCCGGTCTGTTCTCCGACCCGCGCCAGCGTGATGACCGGCCGCAACCCGATACGGACAAAAGTCACCAACCATGGCCGCTACATGCGCCCGCATGAGCAGACCATCGCCGAAACACTAAAAGCCAACGGATACGTCACCGGAATTTTCGGCAAAGTACACCTGGGTTCGGGACAACCCGACTCGCCCTGCAATCCGAGTGGCATGGGATTCGATGAATGGGTGATCGGCCTCAACTTTTTTGACAACGATCCCTACTTGAGCCGTAAGGGAAAAATCGAGCATCGCAAGGGTAAGGGCTCGGTCATTCTGATGGATGATACGCTCGCCTTTCTCAAGAAACACAAGGATGGTGATCGTCCGATATTCACGGTCGTCTGGTTCCCCTCTCCGCACGACCCGCACGCAGAAGTGCCGGAAGGCCCGAGCCTTTACGAGGGCAAACCGCATGCGGGGTACTACCGCGAGATTACACTGCTTGATCAGCAAGTCGGACGTCTTCGGGCAGCGATCAGGGAAATGGGGATCGCGGATAATACTATTGTCTGGTACTGCAGTGATAACGGCGGGCTGGTCAGGGAGACTTCCGGTGGCCGCGAGAGGAAGGGGAGCATCTACGAAGGGGGGCTGCGCGTTCCAGGGATCATCGAATGGCCGGCACGTAAGCTCATAGGCAGAACTTCGGTACCGGTGACGACCTGTGACATTTATCCGACCCTCCTGGCCATGGCTGGTGTGGAATTATATGCGCCGCATCCGCTCGATGGAATGGATGTAAGCGGCATCATTGCGGGAACAGTTGCAGAACGTAGTAAGCCGATGGGATTCTGGCACAAAATCCAGGGCGGGCAAGGAACCTGGAGCGACCGGATTCAGAAAGCGATCATGGAAAAGCAGCATGCCGGCGCACCGTTACCGCATGATCCACCTAGAATGCGCAAAGACGTCGACGAATTCCCGCAGTTTCCGGAACACACCTCGACCGGGCATGCCGCCTGGACCGATTGGCCGTGGAAGCTGCATCGTATCGGCGGCACCAGATTCGAACTCTACAAGCTGACCGACGACCCGATGGAAAAAACCGATCTTTCCAAAGATCCCCAACACACCCAACGACGCGAACGGATGCAGAAAGAGCTGGATACATGGATGCGTTCTGTTATCCGAAGCCTCAACGGAAAAGATTATCAACAGAAATAG
- a CDS encoding glycoside hydrolase family protein: MKNINTFLLLNTLFTAVAVSAFAADDWVIDSQDDWKAATAKQSKLEIKEGTAIPTNKVATFTSKIKRFDKKRQAQSIVIDQSPLWQNWEPIANLGPANLQDAPVFLTIGPKNYWVFGRYGGSKRKKKFQPKPATLDGFDIKLQTTPWPNQYDAPGGLEKGLGGYHAWQSRDMVNWVHHGPVTEGFSRWVTSAEYKDGKVYIYYDYPNDQDPHVYIDEDLTDGKPGKNMGLAVKDPSHGSDAGFIRDKEGRFHVILEDWSPINASKRSWDSPLAAHAVSEDGVKDWKFLAPPVDNRTKDTGKVAEYKHPHWLQHPDWKTNIGKYNVHEPEQEAYGDWAAICVGSQYYLFGDYDPAGGGHMSVGWFTSPSIDGPFTWCDKIGNGHPDPDIGFAEGRFYLFTQQKTDYVSTGPWVEKVEVRVGVDTDNDGKLDKWTDWTEVKETYDYTPGLSKHVKKTPAKLNLKDLPAGTGFGFELRMTDTTANKSKPMLDRVSLTFD, translated from the coding sequence ATGAAAAACATCAATACATTCCTGTTACTAAATACTCTGTTCACAGCCGTCGCGGTCTCAGCGTTTGCAGCGGATGACTGGGTGATCGATTCTCAAGATGATTGGAAGGCTGCTACGGCGAAGCAATCCAAGCTGGAAATCAAAGAGGGTACAGCGATCCCGACTAATAAGGTTGCCACTTTCACCAGCAAAATCAAACGCTTTGACAAGAAGCGTCAGGCTCAGTCAATTGTCATTGATCAGTCACCCCTCTGGCAGAACTGGGAACCGATTGCCAATCTTGGTCCGGCGAATCTGCAGGACGCGCCGGTCTTTCTGACGATCGGGCCGAAGAACTATTGGGTGTTTGGACGCTATGGCGGCAGCAAACGAAAGAAGAAATTCCAACCGAAGCCTGCGACACTCGACGGTTTCGATATCAAACTGCAAACGACACCCTGGCCAAATCAATATGATGCGCCGGGCGGATTGGAAAAAGGACTCGGCGGATATCATGCATGGCAAAGTCGCGATATGGTTAACTGGGTTCATCACGGCCCGGTCACCGAAGGCTTTTCTCGCTGGGTGACCAGCGCCGAGTACAAAGACGGTAAGGTCTATATTTATTACGACTACCCCAACGACCAGGACCCGCATGTCTATATCGACGAAGATCTGACCGATGGCAAGCCTGGCAAGAATATGGGTCTGGCAGTCAAAGATCCGTCGCACGGCTCTGACGCCGGATTCATCCGTGACAAAGAAGGGCGGTTCCATGTGATTCTCGAAGACTGGAGTCCGATCAATGCCAGCAAGCGGTCCTGGGACTCACCGCTCGCCGCGCACGCGGTCAGTGAAGATGGTGTCAAAGATTGGAAGTTCCTTGCGCCCCCTGTCGACAATCGCACCAAAGATACCGGCAAGGTTGCCGAATACAAACACCCGCATTGGTTACAACATCCGGACTGGAAGACGAACATCGGCAAATACAATGTCCATGAACCAGAGCAGGAAGCATACGGTGACTGGGCGGCGATCTGTGTCGGCTCACAATATTACCTGTTCGGCGACTACGATCCTGCGGGCGGCGGCCACATGAGCGTAGGCTGGTTTACCAGTCCCAGTATCGATGGGCCTTTCACCTGGTGCGATAAGATCGGGAACGGCCACCCCGACCCCGACATCGGATTTGCAGAAGGTCGTTTCTATTTATTCACGCAACAGAAGACCGATTACGTTAGCACCGGTCCGTGGGTTGAAAAGGTCGAAGTCCGCGTAGGAGTTGATACGGATAACGACGGCAAGCTCGACAAGTGGACCGACTGGACCGAAGTAAAAGAAACCTACGATTACACTCCGGGTTTGTCGAAACATGTCAAAAAAACGCCCGCCAAGCTCAATTTGAAAGACTTACCCGCCGGTACCGGTTTCGGATTCGAACTACGAATGACCGACACCACCGCGAACAAGTCGAAGCCGATGCTAGATCGTGTGAGTTTGACGTTTGATTAA